tataataaattttattttattgtagtAATTTGTTAATgcatattatttgtaatttaattattttaatcatatttttataatattttgatttgaagATAAAAGcaaacatttttttaattaaaattttaatttgtattaattttataaatgttaacaaaACAAGTTGTTGGTtcctagtttttagtttctatttctggtttttttatttttgtttttggtttccctttctctaattttttataataataccaAACGACCACTTAGTTTTTAGCTCTTGTAGCAAttgaaatttgttaaaaaataGGAAATTAACCATGCATGCAAATGTATTGTTGTCATCATTTTCTTTAGTATAATTcaaggaaaataaatttaaaaaaaaaaaacaaattgttCATTTGTTTCTTAGGAGGGgtatgctacatatatatatatatatattgattggttgtttTTTATTAGGATGGTGATTATTATCCACAACTTGCTTGGTTAAGGAAGGAAACGTTGTATGTGGAGTCTAATTTTTAACACAAAGTATTATATGGACAGTATATCGAGTATGACATTTGTTTGCGGCTATGTGAGGGAGAGTCAAAGGGGAGTGGAGCCTCCCTTTCCCCAAAACAAAAATTTTGTTATAAGAGGGATACTTATGTAATTATGTATTTTGTGAAAGTTGCCCTAAATCTACATATAAATTGTATTATTCTTCTCTATTGGAGTGTAGAGCAACTGAACACAAAAAGTATGAGGATAAGGGGTTTGGTTCATTCTGCTTGTAATTATTGTCAAATAGTAAAATTAGTGATACGATCTGACTTTGTAGACATAGGCAAATTGCATAACCTCGTAAATCTTTGTGTTCTATGAGTTGATTGttccttaatttttaattttcctttttttttatttgctgaCTTTATTGCGGATTTTCATAAGAGGAAACACATACTCATAAGTGTTATGATTAATGATTGCCACCTAGGAGATATTAGGTTAAAGTTTGGGTTCTAGGTTCAAGTCTTGGGAGGGCAGGAGACATTATAAGATGTAAGATGGGTTACTTTCCATTGTGTAGTTCAAGTGTTGTATAGGCCTCCAAAGgtcaaagaaaaaaaagatatCAATGACAGAAAATGCTTCGCCTAGCATGCTTACGACCATCATGAACCCATGAGGCACGCAAGAAGAGGAGAAGAGGAGTAGGTCCCTGCATGCCACATGTATCATAAACCACCGTAGAATCTTTCATTAACGACTCATAACTTTGGACAAGCAACAACAAATGTTGAACTGTAAAAACTGATTATCTTGATGTGTTAGCATTTAAAGAATAAAGTGCTTGACCAAGATTAATAATGGGTAGAATTGATGCAGAAAGCATGTGAAATGTAGTTCGACGCGCATACAGTGCAGAGGGAATGGTTTTCATTAATGTGGGAATTCTAGATACTCACATATAGTTAAAGCTGCTAGTAGAAAACCGAAATAACTAACTATAGTAAGCATAAGGTGGCTAAATGAAATATGTTCTTTTTATACGTAAGGTTATAAAACACTTGAACCTAgtttcaattttggaaagatacaAGAATAACCAATAATACCATCGAAAGTTTTTGATTTATCAACCATTATCATAGTAGCTTGGACATAGAATGAGCACCGAGAAATAATGATTTGAGCTTTTGAATCAAATTGGTACTCATCTATAGACCAATTAGGCACTAAAATTCTCTCCACTGACAAAAATCAACCATCTTGTTCTCATCTACCCTGGTATCATCAACCACTCAAAAGTCTCAAACGCTGTGAAAAAGAGAAGAAGCTATGAATTTGCGTAAAAGCCTAGTGGGGCATATCATCTTTCTTTTGAGCAAAAAAACAAATCACGAACATGCTAGCTGGGAAATAGGAATCTGAGTCAGAATGGGAATGGCCCAAACGGGTTCAATGCAAAAGGGTGCAGCACACATACCAGAAAAATTATGGAGACAAGGGGATGTTTGGGAAATCATCTTAatttctctccaaatctccttGATTAATTTATTGCAACTTTAACTTATTCTGTTTCCGTTGGTGGTTAGATATATTTCACGTACGGACATTCTTCTCCGTCCATACTTTGGCAGCTCTTCTAATGTCTCAACACATGCCCAATTGCCTTAAATAAATGGAGGAATCAGTGCTAGTCAAATATATAAATGGAGGAATCAATGCTGTTAATACTATAATGTAAAAGTAACCCATAATAAAACAGATAAactaaacaaaacaaataaaaaataacactGACACTACATCTACGGGTGAGGAAGAAGAGAATTTTTACTTGATCGATACAGCGAAGTGTTCAGAGCCTACTCCAACTACTTTTTTCATGGTTTCATGCTAACAGACTTGTTAGTCTACCCTCCTGCCTATTTATCCTGATACTTCAATtttttacttatatatatttgTTGGTTAATTATTCGAATTCACTTATCGACATATGCACGCGTGCTCATCTGGTAGTTTAGAAAGAATAAGCTTGTGTATGGGAGTATGAATTTCAGGGATTCGTATTTGTGTGGATTTAGGTTAAATTTGGATAATTTTGTATTTGCATTGAATTAAAATCTACACAAGTCTAAATCCAAGATATGAATTCAACGCTCCCAAACATATTGGATAACAATATTCTCAAAACAATAAGAAAATGCACAATCAATTTCACAGGGCTTGACAAGGGAATGATCGGTATTGCATCAAATATATCACAAATATAATTATGTATTGTAAtagtatattaaaaaataaaattgattatcCAGAATAGTCCCCCCTCCCTGAACAATGAACATAAAAATTGTCTCCTACACAATGTAAATATTACCattttttgtataaaaaattGAAGTTCAACCTGAAATCAACTACCTACTTCTGAGACACCTAGTGCGGCATTCCCCCTTCAGACAACGGATATCTAGTTCAATATAGATAGAATCCCACAAAAAAGAAATGGACCCAATCGACTGCCCTAGAGCTCCCCcccgcgccccccccccccccccccccccccctcctacATTGCCTGTGACAGTATAAATATTACCATGTTATTCTCATCACAAATGTATGCATGTCCAGCACATTATCACCCATAGCCAGGTGGAGTTTGGTCTGTGGGATCCTTCAGGATTCCAGGAATGTGATGCTAGATTCTCTTGTTTGTTTTTGGAGCTAGAAAGTGAGATAATGGTAATATTTAAATTCTTGGGAATGGTATTGTACAAACAAATCAAAAATATTCCCATTAGATAAACATCTCATTCTTGGAAATTTGAGTACCGAAATATGTAATTCTACCAAGGGACATAGTAGATCCTGGTATTCCACCAACCAAGCAGCTCCTGCTAACAAACGGTAGACATAGGACATTGTATTCCTGAAAAATGCGAGTGTGGCAATGAAACCATCCAACAATTGAGCCAGTAGCAATGAGACCACCCTTCAGTAAAAACCCCATATCTTGGAGGGAACAGAAGCTGCACCATGAAATTATGTAGCAGACCTCTCTGATGTATCAATCCACAGAAGGTCAATTCTGTAGGCAGTAATAACAATTCAGGACCATGGTTCCGTACTAATCAAGTTAAACTAAACCAAATCAAGTTTTGTCAGCTATGTCTTCCTCTATTTGTTTATTAAGAGATCTGGGTCTGGTGTTATGCCTGTTCTATTCATAGACTTGGTCCCATAGAACCGGGAACCTGGTGGAAACAATATGTTTGATGGCAAGGCTGAATCAAAAAATATCAAGCATATGGTCTGGCATATATAATCCTAACGTAATCAACGCAATCAAATGGTTCAGAGAAAGAGGTTGGGCACATCAAAAGGTCCTGATGGACGAGAACATAGGGTGATTAGGATCACACAGTTTATTCAAACATTTCATCAGTATAAAGGAGTAACACTGATGTTATTCCCTTCATGTGTCAGTGGGTATAAACGTAAAGCCTCTTTATGCAAAGATATCCAACACTCCTCTATCTCAGTACTCCTGCACGAACCTCCTTTTTCATCATCATGGCTTTTACTGCTGCATCCAATGCTCCCTTCAATCATGCCATTTATATACTCCATCTCTTCCTCACCTCCTTCTCTGCAACCAATGTAATAAACTACTCTCTCTCTCGGTCTCTCTCTGCCTTTCCAtgtccatctctctctctctctctccaatggCCCTTAAGTTTAAATTCTTCCTTTTTGTATTATGTCTCTCTCTGTGCTTCAACTCTTTTCAAGCTGCAACCACTACGAACCAGTCTCAGTTCTTCACTCTTATGAAAAAGTCCCTCACAGGGAAGCCCATGTCTAACTGGGATGCTACAGGCGAGGAAGGTTACTGCAATTACACTGGAATTAGCTGCAACATCCAAGGGTATGTGACAATGATCGATATCTCTCACTGGTCCCTCTCTGGCCAGTTTCCTGCAGATGTATGCTCTTACCTACCAAAATTGCAAGTCCTCCGTCTCAGCCACAACCATATCCATGGGGACTTCCCCAACACCATCGTCAACTGCTCTTTCTTGGAAGAACTTGACATGAGTTATAACCATCTCACTGGAAAGCTTCCTGACTTCTCACCTATGATGCCACTCCGGGTGTTTGACATGTCCGACAACTTCTTTACGGGTGAGTTCCCTGTGTCAGTAGGTAACCTCACCAATCTCGAGGAACTGTACTGCAATGAAAATGAAGGTTTCAACGCATGGAAACTGCCAGATAGTatgtttcccaagttgacaaaACTCAAAGCTATGATATTGACAACATGTAAATTGAGTGGTAGGATACCACCATCGATAGGGAACATGACATCCCTCACTAATCTCCAACTGAGTGGGAATTACCTCCCGGGTCAAATTCCCAAGGAGATTGGATTGCTCAAGAACTTGAAGATGCTTGAGCTTTACTACAACCGACTGGCTGGTGGAATACCAGAGGAGCTCGGCAATTTGACAGAGCTCACTGATTTGGATGTGTCAGTTAACCATCTGATTGGCAGGATGCCAGAATCTATATGCCGACTTCCCAAACTCCGAGTTCTGCAACTCTACAACAACTCCCTGACAGGAGAAATACCAGCTGTACTTGGAAACTCAACGTCCTTAGCTCTGTTATCACTTTATGGCAATAATCTGGCAGGGGAAATTCCACAAAATTTTGGAGAGTCATCACCTTTGGTTGCTTTTGACTTTTCAGAAAACCGCCTATCGGGGCCACTGCCGGAAAAGGTTTGCCAGGGAGGTAAACTGCAGTATTTTCTTGCCCTGGAAAATATTATTTCTGGAGAGATACCTGAGAATTATGCAAAATGTGAGTCACTTATACGGTTTCGAGTTAGCTATAACCGTTTAAACGGCTCAATACCTGAAGGAGTTTTTGGTCTTCCCCATGTTTCAATCATTGATTTGGGTTTCAATCATTTGAGTGGTCCAATTGCAAAAACAATAGGAAATGCTAGAAACTTGTCAGAACTATTCATTCAGAGTAACAAGATTTCAAGTGTTTTGCCACCTGAAATCTCTCGAGCAAGTAATCTAGTGAAGATTGATCTCAGTAATAATCTCCTGTCTGGTCCAGTGCCTTCTGAGATAGGAAACCTAAAGAAACTGAACCTATTGCTGTTGCAAGGAAACAGGTTAAATTCTTCAATCCCCGAGTCATTTTCTTTGTTAAAATCTCTCAATGTTCTTGATCTTTCTAACAACCTGTTGACGGGGAATATCCCAGAAGGTCTCTGTACATTGCTACCCAATTCTATCAATTTCTCAAATAATCTGCTTTATGGCCCAATTCCTCCCTCATTGGTAAAGGAAGGGTTGATAGAAAGCTTTGCAGGCAACCCGGGTCTCTGTGTTCCAGCAAATCTTAATTCACTGAATCACAATCTTCCCATATGTTCACATACTGACAACCAAGGGAGGCTAAACTCTATCTGGGTGATCGGGTTTTCAGTAATGATTGTTGTGGTTGGAATTTTTTTCCTAAAACGTTGGTTTAGTAAAAAAAGAGCTCTGTTGGAAAATGAGGAGACCTTATCCTCATCATTATTCGCTTTTGATGTAAAAAGCTTTCATCGATTAAGTTTCGATGAACGTGAGGTCATAGAAGCTATGGTTGACAAGAATGTGGTGGGGCGTGGAGGATCTGGAACAGTGTATAAAATTGAGTTGAGCAACAGGGAAGTTGTTGCTGTTAAGAAGTTGTGGAGTCGAAAAATGAAAGATTCAACTCCCGAGGATGAATTGATTTTAGACAAAGGATTGAAAACCGAGGTTGAGACACTGGGAAGTATAAGGCACAAGAACATTGTCAAGTTGTACAGCTACTTCTCGAGTTTGGATTGCAGTTTGTTGGTTTATGAATACATGCCAAATGGAAACCTTTGGGATGCCCTTCACGGAGGATGGGTTCTTTTGGACTGGCCCACCCGTCATCAGATCGCGCTCGGGATAGCACAGGGTTTGGCTTACCTACACCATGATTTGCTGCCACCCATCATTCATAGGGACATCAAGTCAACCAATATTCTACTAGATGCCAATTACCAGCCCAAGGTTGCAGATTTTGGCATAGCTAAGGTCTTGCAAGCCAAAGGGGGGAAGGACTCCACCACTACTGCCATTGCAGGAACTTACGGTTACCTGGCCCCTGGTAATTTCTGTTCCAACTTAATCCTATCCAAATACATATCTAACAGGAAACCTATAATATCGGAAtgattttctttcttattattattggttactgtattgaaaatattatggTACTCTCTGATGTACTTTAAGCCGCATGTTTTGAGCCATTTTTCTCAGTGGGCAATGAGCATTTAGTATTCCTACCTGATGACATTAGGTGATTAATGCATTTTGTTGTTGGAGATATGATTTGAGGAGATTTACATGAGTTCTTTAAAAGTAGATTTCTTTTTTAATCATAGGACCTGAAAACCTATAGTGAGAAGCATAAACAAGATAATTTGGAATCTGATTCTTCAAACAAACTGGCACTTGTGctaatattttaacatacattCTTTTTGTTCAATTCTAAATCTATTTGTCACATATGTTTCATCATCCTATTTATTCTTGTGACAGAATATGCGTATTCGGCCAAGGCAACAACCAAGTGTGATGTGTATAGCTTTGGGGTGGTATTAATGGAACTAATAACTGGGAAGAAACCAGTGGAGACAGAATTTGGAGATAGCAAGAACATTATATATTGGATTTCAATCAATGTGGAAACCAAGGAAGGAGTTGTGGAGGTTCTAGACAAACGACTATCAGGGTCATTCAGGGATGGGATGATTCAGGTGCTTCGCATTGCAATGCACTGTACCTGTAGGACCCCAGCCCTTCGCCCAACAATGAATGAGGTCGTTCAACTGCTGATAGAGGCAGACCCATGCAAAATGGATTCTTACAAGTCATCCAACAAGAACAAAGAAAAACCAAATGCTCTTAATACTACATGAGGAATTTGATGGGGCTTGTTGTGGAAGTGATACAGCATCTACATATACAACAGTACTCTCTTAAGCTATGAGATACTTGTCATAAATAACAACTTAACCAAATTTGGTTTCCACAGAAACATAGAAGATAAGCTCTGTATGttatttttcccccttttttatggCTCTGTAAGAATTCGAACAACTTTAATTATCGCTATAAGTGCTTTATGGCAACGCACAGCATCTATATTTCACAGACCCACACAGATAATCATTTTCTAACTTTTGAGAATTATGTTTCTTTTCTCTGGCTCCTTTTTATCCATGCTCTTTAGTTCATGAGGGTGACCCAAAGGAAAGAAGGCTCAAAAAGAAAGGCGGAGATGTGGGGTGGAAGGCTGTGATTTGCAAGGTGCTTCTTTTTGCATTGAGTGGGTTCTGATTCTGAATTCAAAATTTGTGTATGATTCGTATGTGGAGGACCCAGTTTGGCTGAGCAAACCAATGGAAAAAAATGGGATGGCTCTGATTGATGAGCATCTTTGTCTCCATTTATGTTTGGGACACGAGAAAGCAGAAgccttttcctttccttttttacattttctttttcCAAGGGTGTTTGATTGTTTTGTTGGAATGGGGGTGAAAAATGAGGAAGTGCCAAGCTTATTTCACCATAGATAGTGTGCCATGAACTTCCACTCACAAGTTGGAACACTCTTTATGTCTATTGGATGTGTTTTGAGTGAGATGTAGTATTATTCCATTTATTTCAGAGGCATTACTTCTTTTCGTTAAAAATATAAGAATTTTATACTGCTATTATAGCAAACATTTAGATCAACTAGTAAGAGTTCCAAGTGGGTGTATTTTAATCATTTCCCTAGAGCAAATTTTTAACCAGCATAGAGCAAGTGTTCCTTATGCGTGCACATTCGAAGTGTGCAAGTCCCAACTTTGTGAGGTAGGGTCCTCTGCAAAGAATAAGATTCGAGGACACAAATACTTTTCTTTTGACATGGTGGAGAGACCATACACAAAAAGCAAAAAAGCTTAGATGAAAGCGAATAGCTCTCAAACGAAAAAAGGACAGAATCGCAAGGAGAACTTCGCTGTGAGGAGAAGTTCCTCTCTCAGGACAGACATGTCCTTAATCGTACAGGAAACAAAACATGCACATTTAGAAGATGGATATGTCCTACAATTGCATAAGAAACAAAAATGGACATTTTAAAGATGTTTCATTTTCTCAGCAGAAAAAGGAGACAGTCATATAACTTCAGTGTTTCACTGGCCCAAACAGCTAACCAGTTGCAGCAATTAAAGAGTCGCagaaaaaatataaccattttatTTCCGAGGAATTGCAGGTAAGAATGCCGGTATTCCACAGCTCCAAATGAAAAATTAGTAGTAAAATAGTGCTTGTGGCCTAAACACTACCATTGCCAACCCAAATGCCAAGCAAATCCACATATAATGCACCCATAATAATCAAAAATTCCATCATTAAAGCATTAAGAAAATCAGAGAAACCACCACAAACACAAATTTTAATTTGTGAATGAAGTGGGTGTGTTCTGCAGTTCCATATTAGTGGTGCACCCACCTTCAAGTGGATCAAGATGGGTTCAGGATACGCTTAGGCATTTCCCCAAACAGCTGGTGTGCTACGATTGGAAGAACAGTAAAAGTAAACAGGCCAATAAAAGCAACGTGTCAGTTAAAACAgtcaataaaacaaaaaatacaaagaGAGTCGAGAGAATATTTATACTTTACAACCCTTACGCGAGGCCATAGTTGTGGAGCCCACTGGAATGTGGTTGTCACTTGTCCGGAGTATTTAATGGGCCTGGGCCCAGGAGGAAAATCCCACCATGGATTCGTAATTCAAAGCCCGATGGCCCAAACCCAAGCTGGCAGAAAGACTATGCCAGGAAATGCCAATCGTTTTTGCCATTAATGCTTATTATGTGCGCATTGAGTGGCTGTTAATGTGGATGGCGAAACAGTTCACGGGTCGGATCGTAAATGGGTTGGGTCATAAAAGAATCGAGCTTAAATGGGTCCTAACCAAATAAATCCTAATCCGTCCGTTTAATGGACGGGTCACGAattattcatttaaaaaatataatttatttattttaaaattttaaaacccaaaattACAGAACAcatctgtctctctctctctcggaagTCAAGAATGGTTGCGTCGCCAATTAATACTGTGTTCTGGGGATTGCGATTTTCGTTTTACATTGCACATTgagattgaaaatttgaaatccaGTTGTCCCTTCattgtttatttcctttattttgaaTCACTCCCATCCCCATGTCACTAGCTTGATCAGTTTATACTATAATCCTGTGTGGCTTcagaaattttcaaaataattattgtTTTCatagatttttaagtttttaaaatttttatataccATTCCATTGGTTGAAGCTCTATTTCTCTCAATCCcattagttaatttatttttaaaatatttttaaaataataatatattcacCCTCTTCGACCTCCGTGTGATCAGTACAGGACAAGTTCGGTATCAttgctattttttattttctgttttctgtttACATTTAcgaacaataaaaaaataaactataAAACTACATTTGTTTATGTTCTTAGCTCTATTTCTATTGTTGATTTCTactatttgttaaaaaaaaaaaaattaaaaatgagatCTAATTACTTTCACCTATTTTGACAACTAATTGTTAGACATTTTAATATTAAGAAATTAttcttttggattaaatcatttatttatGTACTTTTaaattacaattaaaataaaataatcatatgaatctaaacattattgaaaaaaatatacataaatttcaaaaaataataataaatccaatTACAGAACATTTTTACTATTTGtcaattgtcatgtctaataatttttttaattataaagtaaaatttgaaagcataacaagtaaataaaataattaaaaatttttatttttattataatattttttaatgtgtattatttttaaaattttattatgttaattattttttataatat
The sequence above is a segment of the Malania oleifera isolate guangnan ecotype guangnan chromosome 8, ASM2987363v1, whole genome shotgun sequence genome. Coding sequences within it:
- the LOC131161967 gene encoding receptor protein-tyrosine kinase CEPR1, with the protein product MSISLSLSPMALKFKFFLFVLCLSLCFNSFQAATTTNQSQFFTLMKKSLTGKPMSNWDATGEEGYCNYTGISCNIQGYVTMIDISHWSLSGQFPADVCSYLPKLQVLRLSHNHIHGDFPNTIVNCSFLEELDMSYNHLTGKLPDFSPMMPLRVFDMSDNFFTGEFPVSVGNLTNLEELYCNENEGFNAWKLPDSMFPKLTKLKAMILTTCKLSGRIPPSIGNMTSLTNLQLSGNYLPGQIPKEIGLLKNLKMLELYYNRLAGGIPEELGNLTELTDLDVSVNHLIGRMPESICRLPKLRVLQLYNNSLTGEIPAVLGNSTSLALLSLYGNNLAGEIPQNFGESSPLVAFDFSENRLSGPLPEKVCQGGKLQYFLALENIISGEIPENYAKCESLIRFRVSYNRLNGSIPEGVFGLPHVSIIDLGFNHLSGPIAKTIGNARNLSELFIQSNKISSVLPPEISRASNLVKIDLSNNLLSGPVPSEIGNLKKLNLLLLQGNRLNSSIPESFSLLKSLNVLDLSNNLLTGNIPEGLCTLLPNSINFSNNLLYGPIPPSLVKEGLIESFAGNPGLCVPANLNSLNHNLPICSHTDNQGRLNSIWVIGFSVMIVVVGIFFLKRWFSKKRALLENEETLSSSLFAFDVKSFHRLSFDEREVIEAMVDKNVVGRGGSGTVYKIELSNREVVAVKKLWSRKMKDSTPEDELILDKGLKTEVETLGSIRHKNIVKLYSYFSSLDCSLLVYEYMPNGNLWDALHGGWVLLDWPTRHQIALGIAQGLAYLHHDLLPPIIHRDIKSTNILLDANYQPKVADFGIAKVLQAKGGKDSTTTAIAGTYGYLAPEYAYSAKATTKCDVYSFGVVLMELITGKKPVETEFGDSKNIIYWISINVETKEGVVEVLDKRLSGSFRDGMIQVLRIAMHCTCRTPALRPTMNEVVQLLIEADPCKMDSYKSSNKNKEKPNALNTT